A region from the Bacillus thuringiensis genome encodes:
- a CDS encoding Gfo/Idh/MocA family protein has protein sequence MNILKVGIIGCGSIAQHRHLPEYEVNPYVQIVAVCDSNKKRAKKIANNYGVNMYTDYNELINCEELDAVSVCTPNHLHASISIAALQAGIHVLCEKPMATSKADAEMMIRAAEKSGKKLMIGHNQRFVASHQKAKQLIKSGAIGKIYSFRTAFGHSGPENWSVDGKESWFFKKEEAFLGAMGDLGVHKADLIRYILNEEITEVGAFVETSAKTFSNVDDCAICILKSESGIIGTLAASWSYVSKEDNSTIIYGEKATLRLEDDPTNSLIIQYKIGEVVKYELNKIQSNATVGQSNSHVIEQFVVSILSDKEPLINGVDGMKSLEVILAAIQSSETKKIVTIPL, from the coding sequence TTGAATATTTTAAAGGTAGGTATTATTGGATGTGGAAGCATCGCGCAGCATCGTCATTTACCAGAATATGAAGTAAACCCATATGTACAGATTGTGGCTGTTTGTGATAGTAATAAAAAACGTGCAAAAAAGATTGCCAATAATTATGGTGTAAATATGTACACTGACTATAACGAGCTTATCAATTGTGAAGAGTTAGATGCAGTGAGTGTATGTACACCAAATCATTTACATGCATCAATTTCTATCGCTGCATTACAAGCAGGTATCCATGTGCTATGTGAAAAGCCAATGGCAACGTCAAAAGCAGACGCGGAAATGATGATTCGAGCTGCTGAAAAAAGCGGTAAAAAGTTAATGATTGGCCATAACCAGCGTTTTGTTGCTTCTCATCAAAAAGCAAAACAATTGATTAAAAGTGGTGCAATCGGCAAAATATATAGCTTTCGTACAGCGTTTGGTCATAGTGGTCCTGAAAATTGGAGTGTAGATGGAAAAGAGAGCTGGTTCTTTAAAAAAGAGGAGGCTTTTCTTGGTGCAATGGGTGATTTAGGTGTACATAAAGCGGATTTAATTCGGTATATTCTTAATGAAGAAATTACAGAGGTTGGTGCCTTTGTTGAGACAAGCGCGAAAACATTTTCGAATGTAGATGATTGTGCTATATGCATATTAAAAAGCGAAAGTGGTATTATCGGAACACTTGCAGCAAGTTGGTCTTACGTTAGCAAAGAAGATAATTCAACAATTATTTATGGAGAAAAGGCAACTCTTCGACTAGAAGATGACCCAACTAACTCACTCATTATCCAATATAAAATTGGGGAAGTTGTAAAATATGAGCTTAATAAAATTCAATCAAACGCCACAGTTGGCCAAAGTAATTCACATGTGATTGAGCAATTTGTAGTGTCTATCCTATCTGATAAGGAACCATTAATTAATGGTGTAGATGGAATGAAATCGTTAGAAGTCATTTTAGCAGCCATACAATCAAGTGAAACAAAAAAGATTGTTACAATTCCATTATGA
- a CDS encoding Gfo/Idh/MocA family protein produces MIKLRIGIIGAGGIAQNRHIPAFVKLHEYCTITAIHDRSIKRAQQIAKTYNVPYVFKTYEEVFKEVDAVCICTPNKFHSEISIAALQAGKHVLCEKPMALTTTECEQMIESAKNSGKKLAIAYHYRYMKESQVAKKIMIDEIGTPLVVRVKALRRRKVPGWGVFTNKELQGGGSLIDYGCHLLDLALWLIGNPKQTEVIGSVYNAVSKLPNQINMWGKYDYKTFEVDDHVTAYIKFENGASLIFETSWAANIKNDEEQVSISGVNGGMNVFPIELYTTKHNMLLNSEPIWIGSNSDPGILQAENFIKACLYNEELIVKPEESLQVSQIIDAIYESSNTHVERTGR; encoded by the coding sequence ATGATAAAACTACGCATTGGAATAATAGGGGCAGGGGGAATTGCACAAAATCGCCATATCCCTGCATTTGTAAAATTACATGAATATTGTACGATTACGGCTATACACGATAGAAGCATAAAACGCGCACAACAAATCGCTAAGACATATAACGTTCCCTATGTATTTAAAACATATGAAGAAGTCTTTAAAGAAGTTGACGCTGTTTGTATTTGTACACCAAATAAGTTTCATTCTGAGATTTCTATCGCAGCATTACAAGCAGGGAAACATGTATTATGTGAAAAACCGATGGCTTTAACGACGACAGAATGTGAACAAATGATAGAATCTGCAAAAAACAGCGGTAAAAAACTTGCTATCGCTTATCATTACCGCTACATGAAGGAGTCACAAGTTGCAAAAAAAATAATGATAGATGAGATTGGAACGCCTCTTGTTGTTCGTGTAAAAGCACTCCGTCGCCGGAAAGTGCCAGGATGGGGCGTTTTCACAAATAAAGAATTACAAGGTGGAGGAAGTTTAATAGATTACGGCTGTCATCTTCTTGATTTAGCACTATGGTTAATTGGAAATCCAAAACAAACAGAAGTCATTGGTAGTGTCTATAATGCAGTTAGTAAGCTACCAAATCAAATAAACATGTGGGGGAAATATGATTATAAAACATTTGAAGTTGATGATCATGTTACCGCATACATAAAGTTTGAAAATGGAGCATCATTAATATTTGAAACTTCTTGGGCAGCAAATATTAAAAATGATGAAGAACAAGTAAGTATCTCCGGAGTAAACGGTGGAATGAATGTTTTTCCAATCGAATTATATACAACAAAACATAATATGCTATTAAATAGTGAACCCATTTGGATAGGATCTAACAGTGATCCTGGAATTTTGCAAGCAGAAAACTTTATAAAAGCTTGCTTATACAACGAGGAATTAATTGTAAAACCTGAGGAATCGCTGCAAGTATCACAAATTATTGATGCAATTTACGAGAGTAGTAACACACATGTAGAAAGGACGGGAAGATAA
- a CDS encoding replication-relaxation family protein, with protein MNGEVYKYKRPGTKKHFHLKEADVFMLTVLYYKRALTTRQITMLYSAFEERECSEASIFTKLDRYSQYGAMLTKKIDKRDDSITKRALFSLKEKTIEFLMGIGRIPKKRSKRRYSRATSFHTVCSREVIMRTLLATTKKNQTNELLYKMDIRSFYQKQNMKIEDDQLPLIPDEHISYQGKNIYIEMDMCKETNTTLVEKVGKYIDFAQKTNENITVVFVMYDKTMFLAEDAEPPYVRMKNLLFSMRKYHEILMNQTNLHVHVCSLKNAGDIISDIILEKDDNQNFEQDILLSLSQRTVGDADWRYAFVEKVQAFKEPIDGGLRRTYRRDKDVVQDFFFIFGNENDYRMIARLDDVVFSRKEGDEGVPLVVIYPKREKPRDILLMNTYNNVLLLSLQNESITIDTNEQIMARTANNIHPKRRKLVELY; from the coding sequence TTGAACGGAGAAGTGTATAAATATAAACGACCAGGTACCAAAAAACATTTTCACTTAAAAGAAGCCGATGTTTTTATGTTAACAGTTTTATATTACAAAAGAGCTCTTACAACACGACAAATCACAATGTTATATAGTGCATTTGAGGAAAGAGAATGTTCTGAAGCTAGCATATTTACAAAACTTGACCGATACTCACAATACGGGGCTATGCTAACTAAAAAAATAGATAAAAGGGATGACAGCATTACGAAACGTGCCTTATTTTCCTTAAAAGAAAAAACAATTGAATTTTTAATGGGGATAGGGAGAATTCCCAAAAAAAGGTCCAAAAGAAGGTACTCACGAGCAACTTCTTTTCACACAGTATGTTCACGCGAAGTCATTATGCGTACTCTTCTAGCGACTACAAAGAAAAATCAAACCAATGAATTATTATATAAAATGGATATTCGTTCTTTTTACCAGAAACAAAATATGAAAATTGAGGATGACCAGTTGCCTTTGATTCCTGATGAACATATTTCATATCAAGGTAAAAATATCTATATCGAGATGGATATGTGTAAAGAAACAAATACTACCTTAGTTGAAAAAGTGGGTAAGTACATAGACTTCGCACAAAAAACGAATGAAAATATAACCGTTGTTTTTGTTATGTACGACAAAACTATGTTCCTTGCAGAAGATGCTGAACCACCATACGTGCGGATGAAAAATCTATTATTTTCTATGCGGAAATATCATGAAATTTTAATGAATCAAACCAATCTACATGTACACGTCTGCTCACTTAAAAATGCTGGAGATATAATTTCAGATATCATCCTTGAAAAAGATGATAATCAAAACTTCGAACAAGATATTCTTTTATCTTTATCTCAACGTACAGTAGGGGATGCCGATTGGCGTTACGCATTTGTTGAAAAGGTACAAGCGTTTAAAGAACCAATAGATGGGGGACTTCGACGAACGTATAGGAGAGATAAAGATGTGGTCCAAGATTTCTTCTTTATTTTCGGAAATGAAAATGATTACAGGATGATTGCTAGACTAGACGATGTCGTATTTTCAAGAAAAGAAGGGGATGAAGGCGTTCCACTTGTTGTTATTTATCCGAAACGTGAGAAACCTAGAGATATTCTTTTAATGAACACTTATAACAACGTACTACTACTATCCTTACAAAATGAGAGTATCACTATAGACACGAATGAACAGATCATGGCACGTACTGCAAATAACATTCATCCAAAGAGACGTAAACTTGTAGAATTATATTAA
- a CDS encoding DNA translocase FtsK: METFKQRLPLFTTIGLISGFILSFGFGLVNYIKLLYYAFEPPSYPIEITYIPLFLMFFSLLLGEFSFRFYSRIPALHIKNGKIIILIASHIAVDIQFLWFATAPIHAKVIPYLTDKSKHLNFGEYEALGHVLTGNFHTLTMIFVFLPSVFMILFTLWYSGHIVRYREEILKWVQKYEYKNHKLQKWFNSQEEQIYPDVEIGPHIEHKEMVRIKGKDRTLNGIIIGPIGSGKTSSLIIPMINQDLHWMVRFINKFETAYKKNDYDTEDVKGTFLNGVTVIEPSNDLCQKVFKLVQAHKVPSSSVYYIDPTNPHTKNINILRGPVDKVAEVFAMVIQGLSESNNAFFEQAQRNHLKQHIYLLKLHNPQKDVTFDDLIEMYDDVERVHRMHKLLKVQVEKLYDFVQGGEASRDQKNEYKIIKGIDEWFDNTIREKMDFQGEPAVYKSGKYRGQPMHYDREEEYVKGLRNILKDLASNVLIRRVLFGKSNFDFDVHLEQGGILLVNTAKGELADLSNVLGKFVLLSMQNAVFRREPNVSPYHHIIVDEFPDYVVRPFKEFPAQSRKYKVILTIASQTLSQLALDFTEQYMFTLLGSFRNKMIFGDVTPYDAKIFSDMFGEKEEFKEAESEQGISPMQENPVSRLGSTYQKTKEVVMSPGDIMAQGAFICAARIVQDNHVQPVQQITSNFVPKEEFAQAITQVDEEIGRYWENERLRLINESIAKANPIKQVDAENMKTIQPLPPIREVEIEQNNSMETNGEHQHIVSIEDYKEHKSQNETLSNDPAAMNQHGNADDEAENKLYEDIKEFIIESQQVSPSLLQRKFKIGYMKAMQCVEKLEQNQVVSSYTGDGPRKVLISNNSRMSEETIVNTTHSSNNTISQEVAIRSEHQGTVQEEASFFKDILYDNVLSFVKESGSASISVLQDTFKISYTRASRLIEALKRNGELPVIAEETHIESISTEINGPVMKEDIGEIIDIELPPMYECHEINIEVAELNKELSISMLEQDCDKDSIIYSEIPDKTEPLLEEFPSAELTATMIGTAETSIESASIPVTISVPDETHVEINTVPIEETLNHTHVNKLDEDVAKVYESISITVHKNLEKNREVNSRNNEKQPEYKRMSYKEREEHLKAQQENMNNTTQSLLNKIEKPKQKTSNVMSKELNNFFD, from the coding sequence ATGGAGACATTTAAACAACGATTACCTCTATTTACTACAATTGGTTTAATTAGCGGGTTTATTCTTTCATTTGGGTTCGGTTTAGTAAACTACATAAAACTACTTTACTATGCATTTGAACCACCGTCTTATCCTATAGAAATTACATATATACCGCTCTTTTTAATGTTCTTTTCTTTACTATTAGGAGAGTTCAGCTTTAGGTTTTACAGCCGTATTCCTGCTTTGCATATAAAAAATGGGAAAATAATAATTTTGATTGCTTCTCATATTGCGGTTGATATTCAATTTTTATGGTTTGCAACTGCTCCGATCCATGCAAAGGTTATTCCATATCTTACGGATAAATCAAAGCATTTAAATTTTGGTGAGTATGAGGCCTTAGGTCATGTTTTAACAGGAAATTTTCACACACTTACTATGATTTTTGTGTTTTTACCTTCAGTATTTATGATTTTATTTACACTTTGGTATAGTGGCCATATTGTCCGTTACCGAGAAGAAATATTAAAGTGGGTACAAAAATACGAGTATAAAAATCACAAGTTACAAAAATGGTTTAATAGCCAAGAAGAACAAATATATCCTGATGTAGAAATTGGACCGCATATTGAGCATAAAGAAATGGTGCGAATTAAGGGGAAAGATAGGACGTTAAATGGTATCATTATTGGTCCAATTGGTTCTGGTAAAACATCAAGTTTAATTATTCCTATGATAAATCAAGATTTGCACTGGATGGTGCGTTTCATAAATAAGTTTGAAACTGCGTATAAAAAGAATGATTATGATACAGAAGACGTAAAAGGAACATTTTTAAATGGTGTCACTGTTATTGAACCCAGTAATGATTTGTGTCAAAAAGTATTTAAATTGGTACAAGCACATAAGGTTCCATCAAGCTCCGTTTATTACATTGATCCAACTAATCCTCATACCAAAAATATAAACATTCTGCGGGGACCAGTTGATAAAGTAGCAGAGGTTTTCGCAATGGTTATTCAAGGCTTGTCTGAATCTAACAACGCATTCTTTGAACAAGCTCAACGTAACCACCTTAAACAACATATCTATTTATTAAAGCTTCATAACCCGCAAAAAGATGTCACCTTCGACGATTTGATTGAGATGTATGACGATGTAGAACGTGTTCACCGTATGCATAAATTATTAAAGGTACAGGTCGAGAAGCTATATGATTTTGTTCAAGGTGGAGAAGCTTCACGTGATCAAAAAAATGAATATAAAATTATAAAAGGTATTGATGAATGGTTTGATAATACCATTCGTGAAAAAATGGATTTTCAAGGGGAACCAGCGGTTTATAAATCAGGAAAATACCGCGGACAACCGATGCATTATGACAGGGAAGAAGAATATGTAAAAGGTTTACGCAACATCTTAAAAGATTTAGCATCTAACGTTTTAATAAGACGTGTTTTATTCGGAAAATCTAATTTTGATTTTGATGTCCATTTAGAGCAAGGTGGCATTCTACTTGTTAATACTGCGAAAGGGGAATTAGCAGACCTTTCAAATGTATTAGGAAAATTTGTATTGCTGAGTATGCAGAATGCGGTATTCCGGAGAGAACCAAACGTTTCACCTTACCATCACATAATTGTCGATGAGTTCCCGGATTATGTTGTGCGGCCGTTTAAAGAATTCCCTGCACAATCTCGTAAATATAAAGTAATTCTAACAATTGCTAGCCAAACACTTTCCCAATTAGCTCTCGACTTCACAGAGCAATACATGTTTACTTTACTAGGTTCGTTCCGTAACAAAATGATATTTGGAGATGTAACACCATATGATGCAAAAATTTTCTCTGATATGTTTGGTGAAAAAGAGGAATTTAAAGAGGCAGAATCCGAACAGGGTATTTCTCCTATGCAAGAGAATCCTGTTAGTCGATTAGGATCAACCTACCAAAAAACAAAAGAAGTTGTTATGTCACCAGGAGATATCATGGCACAAGGTGCATTCATTTGTGCTGCTCGTATTGTACAAGACAATCATGTCCAACCCGTACAACAAATTACGAGTAACTTTGTACCAAAAGAAGAATTTGCTCAAGCTATTACACAGGTAGATGAAGAGATAGGACGATATTGGGAAAATGAACGTCTTCGTCTTATTAATGAATCTATTGCAAAAGCAAATCCTATAAAGCAGGTAGATGCGGAGAACATGAAGACAATACAACCGTTACCGCCTATCCGAGAAGTTGAGATTGAACAGAACAACTCCATGGAAACAAACGGGGAGCATCAACACATTGTATCAATAGAGGATTATAAGGAACACAAGTCTCAAAATGAAACCTTATCTAATGATCCCGCAGCTATGAACCAGCATGGAAATGCTGATGATGAAGCTGAAAATAAGTTGTATGAAGATATTAAAGAATTTATTATTGAATCACAACAAGTCTCGCCATCTCTTCTTCAAAGAAAATTCAAGATTGGCTATATGAAGGCTATGCAATGTGTTGAGAAATTAGAACAAAATCAAGTTGTAAGTTCTTACACTGGGGATGGACCTCGTAAAGTATTAATTTCAAATAATAGTAGAATGTCAGAAGAAACAATTGTTAATACTACTCATTCATCTAATAATACAATTTCACAGGAAGTAGCGATTAGAAGCGAACACCAAGGAACCGTACAAGAGGAGGCTAGCTTCTTTAAGGATATTCTATACGACAATGTTTTAAGTTTTGTGAAAGAATCGGGGAGTGCCTCTATATCTGTACTACAAGACACATTTAAAATTAGTTATACACGTGCATCGAGATTAATAGAAGCTCTAAAACGAAATGGTGAACTGCCTGTTATAGCAGAAGAAACACATATAGAGAGTATAAGCACTGAAATAAACGGACCAGTCATGAAAGAAGATATTGGGGAAATCATAGATATAGAATTACCTCCTATGTACGAATGCCATGAAATAAACATTGAGGTAGCAGAACTGAATAAAGAATTATCCATTAGTATGTTAGAGCAAGATTGTGATAAAGATTCCATTATTTATTCCGAGATTCCTGATAAGACTGAACCACTACTAGAAGAATTCCCATCTGCTGAACTTACCGCTACAATGATAGGAACTGCAGAAACAAGTATAGAATCTGCTTCAATTCCAGTTACAATATCAGTGCCAGATGAAACACATGTAGAAATCAACACGGTTCCAATTGAAGAAACGCTTAATCATACCCACGTAAATAAGCTAGATGAAGATGTAGCAAAAGTTTATGAATCTATTAGTATCACTGTTCATAAAAACCTAGAAAAAAATAGGGAAGTTAATTCAAGAAATAATGAGAAGCAACCAGAATATAAACGTATGAGTTACAAAGAACGCGAAGAGCACTTAAAAGCTCAGCAAGAAAATATGAATAATACTACACAGTCGCTGCTTAATAAAATTGAGAAACCAAAGCAAAAAACGTCGAACGTAATGAGTAAAGAATTGAACAATTTCTTTGATTAA
- a CDS encoding RNA-binding protein, translating to MAEDKTNTPTVEELGMAFESVNPQGDTVLETNFNQFERVRDHELEELARMKRERTVGKGLITVVSEKLFPAKNGKSERIQVLTMQIGTHTTAYCPITEAGINIPKNPQWLVGRTKPVIIEHFQKTEEGNFAVVSITAGEVALQKRLYEEVTAREGNKVYTGTVSGHIPSAQTVLVEIHGVTVGVRYSQWSHSFVRPEDIIIGDVIELVIAKVVEKNGRYEFSGNKKILETDPMDKLLELNKRRDRFVGKIVGVDAIAGIFVEVAPGIQFKGLKSRNLANPTPEDAINQTIVTCELLNINPKKRRGTVRILNYPQGQSKKSNSSIYQF from the coding sequence ATGGCAGAAGATAAGACAAACACTCCAACTGTAGAAGAACTAGGAATGGCTTTTGAATCAGTGAACCCACAAGGTGACACAGTGTTAGAAACAAACTTTAATCAATTTGAGCGAGTACGTGATCATGAACTAGAGGAATTAGCCCGTATGAAACGTGAGCGTACTGTAGGAAAAGGTTTGATTACAGTCGTATCCGAAAAGCTATTCCCGGCTAAAAACGGAAAGTCTGAGCGTATACAAGTGCTTACAATGCAAATTGGTACTCATACAACAGCATATTGCCCAATTACAGAGGCAGGTATAAACATTCCTAAAAATCCTCAATGGCTTGTGGGTAGAACAAAGCCTGTTATTATTGAACACTTTCAAAAAACTGAGGAAGGAAACTTTGCTGTTGTATCTATCACAGCAGGGGAGGTAGCACTTCAAAAAAGATTATATGAAGAAGTAACAGCGCGAGAAGGAAATAAAGTATACACAGGAACCGTTTCAGGGCATATCCCATCTGCACAAACGGTCTTAGTTGAAATTCATGGCGTAACAGTAGGAGTGCGATACTCGCAATGGTCCCATTCATTCGTTCGTCCGGAAGATATTATTATTGGTGATGTTATAGAACTTGTTATTGCTAAAGTGGTAGAAAAAAATGGTCGCTATGAGTTTAGTGGAAATAAAAAAATATTAGAAACAGATCCGATGGACAAGCTATTAGAACTAAACAAACGCCGTGACCGCTTTGTAGGTAAGATTGTAGGTGTAGATGCAATTGCTGGTATTTTTGTAGAAGTTGCACCTGGTATTCAATTTAAAGGGTTAAAGAGCCGTAATCTTGCTAATCCAACTCCAGAGGATGCAATTAATCAAACAATTGTTACGTGTGAGCTGCTAAATATTAATCCGAAAAAACGTAGAGGAACTGTTCGTATTTTGAATTATCCGCAGGGCCAAAGTAAAAAATCTAATTCGTCAATTTACCAATTTTAA
- a CDS encoding sugar phosphate isomerase/epimerase family protein produces the protein MKLGVFTTLFSHMEFEEMLNYVQTAGLNAVEIGTGCYPGGSHCNLDLLLESEQARSTYIEHVQKRDLIISAFSCHGNPLSPDTAFAKESHETLLKTIQLASLLDVPVVNCFSGVAGDHENAKYPNWPVAPWPNEYNDILKWQWEEKLIPYWKQVGEFAKEHGVKIGLELHGGFLIHTPYTLLKLREETCNAIGANLDPSHLWWQGIDPVAAIKLLMKEDAIYHFHAKDTYIDQENVNMYGLTDMQPYGKVKTRSWTFRSVGCGHSLEEWSQMMSALRTYGYDYVVSIEHEDPLMSIQEGFKRATKNLQSILIEENSSQMWWV, from the coding sequence ATGAAATTAGGAGTATTTACAACACTTTTTTCTCATATGGAGTTTGAAGAAATGCTAAATTATGTACAAACGGCCGGTTTGAATGCTGTAGAAATTGGTACAGGATGTTATCCTGGAGGATCGCACTGTAACTTAGATTTATTATTAGAAAGCGAACAAGCCAGAAGCACATATATAGAACATGTACAAAAAAGAGATTTAATCATTAGCGCTTTTAGTTGTCACGGAAATCCTTTATCCCCGGATACTGCTTTTGCAAAAGAATCCCATGAAACATTGTTAAAAACCATTCAACTAGCTTCACTACTAGACGTACCTGTTGTGAATTGTTTTTCAGGCGTAGCAGGAGACCATGAAAACGCAAAATACCCGAATTGGCCTGTTGCACCATGGCCAAATGAATACAACGATATTTTAAAATGGCAATGGGAAGAAAAGCTCATTCCTTATTGGAAACAAGTTGGTGAATTTGCAAAAGAACATGGTGTGAAAATTGGTTTAGAACTTCATGGTGGTTTCTTAATACATACGCCATATACATTACTAAAACTACGTGAAGAGACATGTAATGCGATAGGTGCCAACTTAGATCCTAGTCATTTATGGTGGCAAGGAATTGACCCTGTCGCTGCTATTAAGTTATTGATGAAAGAAGATGCGATTTATCACTTTCATGCAAAAGACACTTACATTGACCAAGAGAATGTAAATATGTATGGATTAACAGATATGCAGCCCTATGGTAAGGTGAAAACAAGATCTTGGACGTTCCGTTCTGTTGGTTGTGGCCACAGCTTAGAAGAATGGTCGCAAATGATGAGTGCACTTCGTACATATGGATATGATTATGTTGTAAGTATTGAACACGAAGACCCACTCATGTCTATTCAAGAAGGTTTTAAACGTGCAACAAAAAATCTTCAATCTATTTTAATTGAAGAAAATTCTTCACAGATGTGGTGGGTTTAA
- a CDS encoding NUDIX hydrolase — MADYVKELRGFIGTRPIIVAGSTIIVFNEKQELLLQHRSDTNDWGLPGGAMELGESFEEVAKRELYEETGLLAESFELIDILSGEDFYYKYPHGDEVYNIIGLYKAKGITGNLNMEDGESIDLKYFPLKNLPILLEGRAKIIIEKYFKEF, encoded by the coding sequence ATGGCTGATTATGTAAAAGAATTAAGGGGATTTATAGGTACAAGGCCAATTATTGTAGCTGGTTCTACAATAATTGTCTTTAATGAAAAACAAGAGTTATTGCTTCAACACCGTTCCGATACAAACGATTGGGGTTTACCGGGAGGGGCAATGGAATTAGGAGAATCTTTTGAAGAAGTAGCTAAACGAGAACTCTATGAAGAAACAGGTTTGCTAGCTGAAAGTTTTGAACTAATAGATATTCTCTCTGGCGAAGATTTTTATTACAAATATCCACATGGAGATGAAGTATACAACATTATTGGTCTGTATAAAGCAAAAGGAATTACAGGTAATTTAAATATGGAAGATGGAGAAAGTATTGATTTAAAATATTTTCCTTTGAAAAACCTCCCTATTTTGCTTGAGGGTAGAGCTAAAATCATAATTGAAAAGTACTTCAAAGAATTCTAG